The proteins below come from a single Portunus trituberculatus isolate SZX2019 chromosome 34, ASM1759143v1, whole genome shotgun sequence genomic window:
- the LOC123512770 gene encoding LOW QUALITY PROTEIN: spermatogenesis-associated protein 20-like (The sequence of the model RefSeq protein was modified relative to this genomic sequence to represent the inferred CDS: inserted 2 bases in 2 codons), with the protein MNFSVVSRWVSRISKQQFQRVMASVEKEGASVNTAAAPLNRLAAEKSPYLLQHASNPVDWYPWGEEAFXVARKENRLIFLSVGYSTCHWCHVMERESFQNPDIARIMNSNFVNVKVDREERPDVDKVYMTFVTSLSGGGGWPMSVWLTPELKPIFGGTYYPPNNRYFGRPSFPQLLVSIASQWQEDQDKFKESGGKIMEVLDRTSRXPAPGTEDMPGEEPISKCLAQLTRAYESEYGGFSEAPKFPQPSNFNFLFTYYALNPHLEDAQQGLSMALHTLSMMARGGIHDHVAQGFARYSTDQRWHVPHFEKMLYDQAQLTHSYLDAFIVSGHSRHADVARDILGYVMRDLSHPSGGFYSAEDADSLPTPDAKEKKEGAFCVWTWDEVNSLLGAPVSESHSTTLAEVFCHHYSVVDGGNVDPYQDPHDELKNQNVLMEHCTVEETGQEFCLEEEECADALARARQILYEARAKRPRPHLDDKMLTAWNGMMITAMARAGAVLGEEKYTQRALEAGNFIKTQLYKDGKLLRAAYASEDGGVSLGSEIEAFVDDYAWMVRACVSLYEATLDTAWLVLAEELQDRQDTLFWDPDGTGYYLNRPGDSSILLRIKEDQDGAEPSANSVSAGNLVHLSPLLGRSDMLSKAEAIFKLFADRLNKIPLALPEMTTALLIHRHPPTQIILAGKRDSPSLGKMLEVIHSELMPNKVLLLADETSTEESILYSRHSSLTKYHPKNPEECLVYVCQNFRCCLPVSKPDQLRDTLKSPMSNQ; encoded by the exons AT GAACTTTAGTGTGGTGAGCAGGTGGGTGAGTCGCATCAGCAAGCAACAGTTCCAGCGAGTCATGGCGTCCGTTGAGAAGGAAGGTGCCTCGGTGAACACTGCTGCCGCGCCCCTCAACCGCCTTGCTGCAGAGAAGTCCCCTTACCTCCTACAGCATGCGTCGAACCCCGTTGATTG GTACCCGTGGGGTGAGGAGGCAT AGGTGGCGAGGAAGGAGAACCGGCTAATATTTCTGAGTGTCGGGTACTCCACATGTCACTGGTGCCatgtcatggagagagagagcttccagAACCCTGACATCGCCCGCATCATGAACTCAAATTTTGTCAACGTGAAAGTGGATCGTGAGGAGAGACCTGATGTGGATAAGGTGTACATGACCTTTGTgacg tccctcagtggtggtggtggatggccgATGAGTGTGTGGTTAACGCCGGAACTCAAGCCAATCTTCGGAGGGACTTATTACCCGCCCAACAATCGCTATTTTGGACGCCCCAGCTTCCCTCAGCTCCTTGTGTCTATTGCCTCACAG TGGCAGGAGGACCAGGACAAGTTTAAGGAGTCCGGTGGCAAGATTATGGAGGTACTGGACAGGACATCCC CTCCTGCCCCTGGAACTGAGGACATGCCCGGAGAGGAGCCTATATCAaa GTGTTTGGCTCAGCTTACCAGGGCTTATGAGAGTGAGTATGGAGGCTTCAGTGAGGCACCCAAGTTCCCTCAGCCTTCAAACTTCAACTTCCTCTTCACCTACTATGCACTGAACCCACACCTGGAGGATGCTCAG CAAGGACTTTCAATGGCCCTGCACACCCTGTCGATGATGGCTCGTGGTGGGATACATGACCACGTAGCCCAGGGGTTTGCCAGGTACTCCACAGACCAGCGCTGGCACGTCCCACACTTTGAGAAGATGTTGTATGACCAGGCACAGCTCACTCACTCCTACCTTGATGCCTTCATTGTCTCCGGCCACTCCAGGCATGCCGATGTAGCGAGGGACATCCTGGGTTATGTTATGCGGGATCTTAGCCACCCT AGTGGTGGGTTCTACAGTGCTGAGGACGCAGACTCCTTGCCGACCCCAGATgccaaggagaagaaagagggcgCCTTCTGTGTGTGGACGTGGGATGAGGTGAACAGTCTGCTTGGGGCGCCGGTCAGTGAGAGCCACTCCACCACCCTGGCTGAGGTGTTTTGCCACCATTACTCTGTGGTGGACGGTGGCAATGTGGATCCCTACCAG GACCCCCACGATGAGCTCAAGAATCAAAATGTGCTGATGGAACACTGCACGGTGGAGGAGACAGGCCAGGAGTtttgtctggaggaggaggagtgtgctGATGCGCTGGCCAGGGCGAGGCAGATCCTGTACGAGGCGCGAGCGAAGAGACCCAGACCACACTTAGATGACAAGATGCTTACTGCTTGGAATG gcATGATGATAACAGCCATGGCCAGAGCAGGAGCCGTGCTGGGGGAGGAGAAGTACACACAGAGGGCACTGGAGGCTGGCAACTTCATCAAGACCCAACTCTACAAGGATGGCAAGCTTCTGAGGGCTGCCTATGCCTCTGAGGACGGTGGTGTCTCCCT AGGCTCAGAGATAGAGGCCTTCGTTGATGACTATGCCTGGATGGTGCGGGCGTGTGTGTCCCTGTATGAGGCCACGCTGGACACAGCCTGGCTGGTGCTGGCTGAGGAGCTGCAGGACCGCCAGGATACCCTCTTCTGGGACCCCGACGGCACTGGCTACTATCTCAACCGGCCCGGGGACTCCTCCATACTCCTGCGCATCAAggaag ACCAGGATGGCGCAGAACCCTCGGCTAACTCAGTGTCGGCCGGCAACCTGGTGCATCTGAGTCCACTGCTGGGCCGGTCTGACATGCTCTCCAAGGCCGAAGCGATCTTTAAACTGTTCGCTGATCGCCTCAACAAGATTCCTCTCGCCCTGCCTGAGATGACCACGGCTCTTCTGATTCACCGCCACCCCCCTACACAG ATTATTCTAGCAGGCAAACGTGACTCCCCATCCCTTGGTAAGATGCTGGAGGTGATACACAGTGAGCTGATGCCAAACAAGGTGCTTCTGCTTGCTGACGAAACATCCACGGAAGAGTCGATCTTGTACTCCCGacactcctccctcaccaagtACCACCCCAAGAACCCTGAGGAGTGCCTGGTGTATGTATGTCAGAACTTCCGCTGCTGTCTGCCTGTAAGTAAGCCGGACCAGCTGCGTGATACACTTAAGAGCCCCATGTCTAATCAGTga
- the LOC123512654 gene encoding eukaryotic translation elongation factor 1 epsilon-1-like gives MEKKVLREVVKYLKLDKVKIDSDKDTVAVEAKGKRTSGFVCGTLALVRTFGPHLEGTTHLERTLTHSWLTYFSTRLFHCASLEALGSCLHHVNKELENRAFLCGFSLTIADVVLFLTLHPFVTTWSFMHKEQYQNLSRWFKTVQSDERFSATHSPVQFSRTALYGGSVRVH, from the exons atggagaagaaagtGCTACGCGAGGTGGTGAAGTACTTGAAGCTTGACAAAGTGAAGATAGATTCTGATAAGGACACG GTTGCAGTGGAGGCCAAGGGGAAGAGGACCTCAGGATTCGTCTGCGGCACCCTGGCACTGGTCCGCACCTTTGGGCCACACCTGGAGGGCACCACACACCTGGAGAGAACCCTGACACACTCCTGGCTCACCTATTTTTCCACGAGACTCTTTCACTGTGCTTCATTAGAG GCATTGGGGAGCTGTCTTCACCATGTCAATAAGGAGCTGGAAAACCGCGCCTTCCTGTGTGGCTTCAGTCTGACCATAGCCGATGTGGTCTTGTTCCTGACGCTACATCCTTTTGTCACTACCTGGTCATTTAtgcataag gaGCAGTACCAGAACCTCTCCCGCTGGTTCAAGACAGTACAAAGTGATGAAAGGTTCTctgccactcactccccagttcAGTTTTCCAGAACTGCACTATATGGAGGTTCTGTTCGGGTTCATTGA